One genomic segment of Capricornis sumatraensis isolate serow.1 chromosome X, serow.2, whole genome shotgun sequence includes these proteins:
- the UBE2A gene encoding ubiquitin-conjugating enzyme E2 A isoform X1, with product MSTPARRRLMRDFKRLQEDPPAGVSGAPSENNIMVWNAVIFGPEGTPFEDGTFKLTIEFTEEYPNKPPTVRFVSKMFHPNVYADGSICLDILQNRWSPTYDVSSILTSIQSLLDEPNPNSPANSQAAQLYQENKREYEKRVSAIVEQSWRDC from the exons ATGTCCACCCCGGCTCGGCGGCGTCTCATGAGGGACTTCAAGAG GTTACAGGAGGATCCTCCTGCCGGAGTCAGCGGGGCTCCGTCCGAGAACAACATCATGGTTTGGAACGCGGTCATTTTTGG GCCTGAAGGGACCCCGTTTGAGGATG GAACCTTTAAGCTTACAATAGAATTCACTGAGGAATATCCAAATAAGCCACCGACGGTTAGATTTGTCTCTAAGATGTTCCATCCAAATG TCTATGCAGATGGTAGCATATGTCTGGACATACTTCAGAACCGTTGGAGTCCAACCTATGATGTGTCTTCCATTTTAACATCCATACAG TCTCTACTGGATGAACCCAATCCCAATAGTCCAGCAAATAGCCAGGCTGCTCAGCTGTACCAGGAGAACAAGCGGGAGTATGAAAAACGTGTTTCTGCGATAGTAGAACAGAGCTGGCGTGACTGTTGA
- the UBE2A gene encoding ubiquitin-conjugating enzyme E2 A isoform X2, which produces MSTPARRRLMRDFKRLQEDPPAGVSGAPSENNIMVWNAVIFGPEGTPFEDVYADGSICLDILQNRWSPTYDVSSILTSIQSLLDEPNPNSPANSQAAQLYQENKREYEKRVSAIVEQSWRDC; this is translated from the exons ATGTCCACCCCGGCTCGGCGGCGTCTCATGAGGGACTTCAAGAG GTTACAGGAGGATCCTCCTGCCGGAGTCAGCGGGGCTCCGTCCGAGAACAACATCATGGTTTGGAACGCGGTCATTTTTGG GCCTGAAGGGACCCCGTTTGAGGATG TCTATGCAGATGGTAGCATATGTCTGGACATACTTCAGAACCGTTGGAGTCCAACCTATGATGTGTCTTCCATTTTAACATCCATACAG TCTCTACTGGATGAACCCAATCCCAATAGTCCAGCAAATAGCCAGGCTGCTCAGCTGTACCAGGAGAACAAGCGGGAGTATGAAAAACGTGTTTCTGCGATAGTAGAACAGAGCTGGCGTGACTGTTGA